From one Vicia villosa cultivar HV-30 ecotype Madison, WI unplaced genomic scaffold, Vvil1.0 ctg.001413F_1_1, whole genome shotgun sequence genomic stretch:
- the LOC131635032 gene encoding major pollen allergen Ole e 1-like, translating into MNPLTLLLILPFFTQFLEVEPARPKVLGKPKFPTSQISVMGFVYCDFCSNNTFSRHSYFLPGAEVTVDCMFKAISAKTSEQITLSVNRTTNKYGMYKIEIPSVDGVKCAEGSEVMSSCEAKLIGSSTSSCNVPGYKSTSNVISVKARKTNLCIYSLNALNFRPSKKDTSLCGN; encoded by the exons ATGAATCCTCTAACTTTGTTGCTTATTTTACCTTTCTTTACACAGTTTTTGGAAGTTGAACCTGCAAGACCAAAAGTTCTAGGGAAACCAAAGTTTCCTACCTCTCAAATCAGTGTCATGGGCTTTGTTTATTGTGATTTCTGCTCAAATAACACCTTTTCTAGACATAGCTACTTCTTGCCAG GTGCTGAGGTGACAGTAGATTGCATGTTCAAAgcaatttcagcaaaaacatcagaACAGATTACACTATCAGTGAACAGGACAACAAACAAGTATGGAATGTACAAGATTGAAATACCATCAGTTGATGGAGTGAAATGTGCTGAAGGGTCTGAAGTTATGTCTTCCTGTGAAGCTAAACTGATTGGAAGTTCAACTTCTTCTTGCAATGTTCCTGGCTACAAAAGCACTTCTAATGTGATTTCAGTCAAAGCTAGAAAAACCAATCTCTGCATATATAGTCTTAATGCTTTGAATTTTAGACCATCTAAGAAGGATACTAGTTTGTGTGGTAATTAA